In Sphingobacterium sp. lm-10, the DNA window GAAATGCTGATGCTATTGAATCAATCAGTAAACGCTTTAGCGGTAGTGTAACTATCGAATCTATGGAAGGAGCAGCTGCATTCCTTGCGGCAGAAAAAAAAAGTATAAGTGCTTTGCAGGTGCGCGCTATTTCTAACTACGTAGAGCATAGAGATACCAGTCGTTGGGATATACCCCTAGCGATTGAAAAGCTACATGAATGGCTTCGTCGTTATGTGGTTTGCCTGCGCTCTTGATCAAGGAAAATACTTGACGCACACTACCATAATTCGATAAATTGTAGTAGCTTTGCCTTGGAAAAACAGACTATTCACTAATACTGATGAGAGAAATACAATTCAGAGAAGCGCTTCGTGAAGCAATGAACGAAGAGATGCGCAAAGATGAAACGATATTTTTAATGGGCGAGGAAGTCGCTGAGTACAATGGCGCTTATAAAGTGAGCCAGGGCATGCTCGACGAGTTTGGTGCTAAACGTGTGATCGATACGCCAATTGCAGAGCTTGGTTTTGCAGGTATCAGCGTAGGCGCAGCGATGAATGGCTTGAAGCCTATCGTTGAATTCATGACGTTTAACTTCTCCCTAGTAGCGATAGATCAGGTGATCAATGCAGCAGCAAAGATTCATCAGATGAGTGGCGGACAATTTTCTTGTCCGATCGTATTCCGCGGCGCGACCGGTAATGCTGGTCAGTTGGCGGCACAACACTCCCAAAACTTTGAAAACTGGTACGCCAATACACCTGGACTTAAGGTCGTGGTTCCTTCCAACCCTTATGATGCAAAAGGTTTATTGAAATCTTCAATTATCGACCCGGATCCAGTTATTTTTATGGAGTCTGAGGTGATGTATGGAGATAAAGGTGAAGTGCCTGAGGAAGAATATTACATTGAGATCGGAAAAGCCAAAGTGGTTAAAGAGGGTACTGATGTAACGGTTGTTTCTTTCGGTAAAATGGTGCCGCGTATTGTCATTCCAGCCGTTGAGGAATTGGAGAAAGAAGGTATCAGCGTTGAATTGATCGATTTACGTACGGTAAGACCTATTGACTTTGATGCGATCATCACTTCGGTCAAGAAGACAAATAGATTAGTAGTTGTTGAAGAAGCTTGGCCTTTGGCTTCCATTTCTTCAGAAATCACTTTCCGCGTGCAGAAAGATGCATTCGATTATTTAGATGCACCAGTTACGCGTGTTACGTCAGCGGATGTGCCTTTAGGATATGCGCCTACGTTAGTAGAAGCTTCCCTTCCAAGTATCACGAAAGTGGTAAAAGCGATCAAAGAAGTTTCTTATATCAAAAAGTAAGATCAATACTATCATTTGGAAACCTCCATGTCGCAAGCATGGAGGTTTCCTTTTTTAATAAAAATACCGCGTATTATTCTTATATTTAACTATTGTCAATAATTTTAGCAAGTCAAAATGAAGAAATTGAAGTTAAGTGTTTGTTTATTTCTAGCCGTAGCGCTAGGAGTGCAAGCACAGGAAAAAGTCTCCTTTCGATACAATCCTCCTATTGGAGAAAAAATGACCTATAACACGGCCATGAATATGGACATCGAAGGTGAGCAATCCATGATTATGGATATGAATATGGTCATGACGCAAACCGCCAAAGATAAAGGTGCCGATCAAATATTTAATATCGTATCGCAGATAGAGTCTATTAAGATGGACATGAATATGCAGATGATGATGATGTCTTACGACTCCGAAAATCCAGACGAAAGTAACCCTGTTGCGCAGCAAATGGGCGAGCAATTCGGACCGTTGTTGAAGAAAGATATCCACGTAAAAATTAATGATCGTGCAGAGGTAATCGATATTACAGACGCAGAGTCATTCTCTGGATTAGGTGATATCAAATCGATGTTTAGCGCGGCAAGCTTTCCAGAGCAGCCGATCACAGAAGGCGAAAGCTGGACCATGGCGGTGCCAAATGAGCAGCTGGGGATAGATTTGAATTACAAACTGACTTATGTTGGTAAAGAAGATGGCTTGATCCGTGTGAACTTGGAGTCTGTACCTGCCGAGGAAGCAACCGCGATGTCCATTACAGCTAATGGATTTAACTTATATGATCCAAAAACGTTCGTCATTGTGAAATCAGAAATTACTTCCAAAATTGATGCACAAGGTACTTCTGTTACCAATAAAGTCGTGATGGAAAAACAATAAGCATACATGCTTATCATTAAATAAAAATAGACGCATCTGTATAGGATGCCTCTATTTTTGTTATAAGTAAAACCAGTAAATTGGCTCTACGAAGTTACTTCCGCTTTATATTCATCCGCAGATAATAAACCATTTACATCATCTGGATTGCTCAATTTAACGCGGATAATCCATCCTGCTTCATAAGCGTCATTATTTACCAGTTCCGGAGAAGCATCAATCGCCTCATTGACAGAAAGTACGGTTGCCTGAACGGGCATAAACAAATCAGAAACTGTTTTTACGGCTTCGATTGTTCCGAAAACTTCATTTGCTGCCACTTCTTCACCAACACTACTGATGTCTACAAAAACGATATCACCCAACTCACGTTGCGCAAAATCCGTAATACCAATAACGGCTTCATCACCTTCCACACGAACCCATTCGTGGTCTTTTGTATACTTTAAATCTGCTGGAAAATTCATTATCTGTCTATAGTTTTTCCAAATTTATCATTATCGGTCGACAATCCAAAAGTTAAATGTAACTTTATTTGATGAACAAGCAGCTCGAAAAGCTCTATCGTATCGCGCAAAAAGAAGAACGGATCATTATTGGGTTGATGTCTGGTACTTCGCTCGATGGATTAGATATCGCACTATGTCGAGTAACAGGTAGCGGCTCCGATACGCAATTGCGTTTGCTGCATTTTACTACGGTGCCCTACACGGAGGATTTTCGAAATCAGGTGAAGCAAATTTTCGCAAAGAAGCAAGTAGATCATTTGCTTTGGAGTACGCTACATGTAAAGGTAGCGCAAGTGCATGCAGATATGGTGAACGCCAGTATGAAAGCTTGGGGCATTAGAGCAGCAGATATAGACGTCATCGCAAGCCATGGGCAGACGGTTTTTCATGCGCCTAAAGACCCTATTAATAGATCTGATCAGCCTAATAGTACGTTGCAAATAGGAGATGGGGACCATATTGCTGTGAAAACAGGGATTATTACGGTTTCCGATTTTCGGCAAAAACATGTCGCGGCCGGAGGAGATGGAGCCCCACTCGTCGTGTATGGCGATGCATTGCTGTATACCTCTGAAGTAGAGCATCGTATCTTATTAAATATCGGAGGCATTGCGAATTTTACTTTTCTTCCCAATAGCAGCTCTTATCTTGAGGCTTACGCCACTGATCTAGGACCAGGTAACACGCTGATGAATCAGTATATGCAGCTGCATCTGGGAGAAGAAATGGATCGCGATGGTGCATTGGCTAGGCGTGGTGTGGTACACGAAGATCTTCTAAACGTGCTATTGTCCATGCCATTTCTGACAAGTAAATTTCCCAAAACAACAGGTCCTGAAATGTTTAATTTAGTGCTTCTGCAAGAGGCTATGCAGCGCGCAAATACAGAGAACTTGAGCCATGCCGATGTGCTGGCGACGCTCAGCGAATTTACAGTACATGTTATTGTGGATGGGGTTCAGCGTGCCGTTCGTGAATTGGATTCGGCGGCGATTTATATCAGTGGTGGCGGTTTGCACAACCCCTATTTACTGCAAGGAATTCAGAAAGGATTGTGGGGGTATCGTGTGGCATCATTTAATGAAATCGGATTCGATCCAGATGCGAAGGAAGCGGCTTTATTTGCGATCTTAGCCAACGAGACCATTGCCGGGGCTCCCGAGCATGTAGCACATATTAATGGTTCACCAGCCGTGTGCATGGGGAAGATTAGTTTTCCCTATTGATCAATGGCCTGATGGATGTAGTTTTTGAACGGAAGACAAGCGGTATACATCTTGAGTACGGCATCCAACGCACCTTCGCTTTCCATCGTCTTTTGTGGTAGCTCACTATGCAGCGTAAAACTTTTTAATTTAAGTAGATCGATATGTGGATGATCTGCCTCGTACCCTGCGGGAGGTCTCACTAGCTTATCTTCTGTGCCTAGATCGGTCCAGCTCCAACCGCCCTTCTGCAAAGCTGCATGAAATTCTTCTCCATTATAATCAATTTCCTGACGGATCAAATCGAGATGGCCTTTATTTGGTCGCCAGTATCCTACGGCAATAAAAATTTTGTTAGGCTCTATGTGAATATAATACTCTGGACCGTCTAGCTTGCGCCCGTCGACAGAAATGCCGGCCGCTAACCAGTTTTTATAAGGGGCTTTGTTCTTGGAAAAGCGAACGTCCCGATAGATCCTAAAAAGACATTTGGCGGGGTTGATATCCTGATGGATATGTGGGTCTACCTCAGACAAGCGCCAGATGATCGCTTGTACGAAGTCTTTCATATTTTGTTGAGCAGCATCATAACGCGCTTTATGCTCTTGAAACCATTCTCGATTATTATGCTGAGCCAGTTCGCTTAAGAAGGCAAAGGTAGCAGGATAGATATTTGTTGTCATATTACACTAAAAGTAAAAATATCCAAACTAATGGTGCGGCAATCAATAGGCCATCAAAACGATCTAACAAGCCGCCATGGCCAGGCAAGATATTGCCGGAGTCTTTTACACCCAAGGTACGTTTCAACATGGATTCGACCAAATCACCTAAGGTGCCAAATGAGCCGATGATTAGCCCCATGATCATCCATTGCCAAAGTGGCAAAACGGGATAGAATTGAGATAATAAAGCAGCAACCCCAATGGCGAATGCTAAACCGCCTAGAAAGCCTTCCCAAGTTTTATTGGGAGATATACGTTCGAATAGCTTGGTACGACCGATACTTCTCCCCACCAGGTATGCACCGGTGTCATTACTCCAAAGCATAAATAGAAAGCCCAGTGGAATGTGGGCGTGGTAAGAACCTCGAATAAAACCCAACGCCACAAAACAGAAAAAAGGAAAAGCAGTATATAACAATCCCGTTAATGTATAGGATATGTCATGGAATGGCTTTGCGTTTCCGCGATAAAGCGGCACAATAAATATCAGGCTAATACAAGGAATAATGATCGCGGTATAACGGAGCGGCAGCGCCTCGAGATGATGTAATCCCAATAGGAAGCCTAGTAATATGGCGCTAAAAATACCGACCCCGGTGACTGGAAGTACGTCTTGCTGCTGCCGAACCATACCAAAAAATTCATACAAACACCACACGCCGACCGCAGAAAAAAAGATAGTAAAGACAGTAGCTCCAGAAAGGGCAGATCCAATCAGGACGGTGATAAATACCGCTCCTGTGATGGCACGTTTTAGCATTAATCGATCGGATTATTGGA includes these proteins:
- a CDS encoding pyruvate dehydrogenase complex E1 component subunit beta; this translates as MREIQFREALREAMNEEMRKDETIFLMGEEVAEYNGAYKVSQGMLDEFGAKRVIDTPIAELGFAGISVGAAMNGLKPIVEFMTFNFSLVAIDQVINAAAKIHQMSGGQFSCPIVFRGATGNAGQLAAQHSQNFENWYANTPGLKVVVPSNPYDAKGLLKSSIIDPDPVIFMESEVMYGDKGEVPEEEYYIEIGKAKVVKEGTDVTVVSFGKMVPRIVIPAVEELEKEGISVELIDLRTVRPIDFDAIITSVKKTNRLVVVEEAWPLASISSEITFRVQKDAFDYLDAPVTRVTSADVPLGYAPTLVEASLPSITKVVKAIKEVSYIKK
- a CDS encoding DUF6263 family protein produces the protein MKKLKLSVCLFLAVALGVQAQEKVSFRYNPPIGEKMTYNTAMNMDIEGEQSMIMDMNMVMTQTAKDKGADQIFNIVSQIESIKMDMNMQMMMMSYDSENPDESNPVAQQMGEQFGPLLKKDIHVKINDRAEVIDITDAESFSGLGDIKSMFSAASFPEQPITEGESWTMAVPNEQLGIDLNYKLTYVGKEDGLIRVNLESVPAEEATAMSITANGFNLYDPKTFVIVKSEITSKIDAQGTSVTNKVVMEKQ
- the gcvH gene encoding glycine cleavage system protein GcvH — protein: MNFPADLKYTKDHEWVRVEGDEAVIGITDFAQRELGDIVFVDISSVGEEVAANEVFGTIEAVKTVSDLFMPVQATVLSVNEAIDASPELVNNDAYEAGWIIRVKLSNPDDVNGLLSADEYKAEVTS
- a CDS encoding anhydro-N-acetylmuramic acid kinase yields the protein MNKQLEKLYRIAQKEERIIIGLMSGTSLDGLDIALCRVTGSGSDTQLRLLHFTTVPYTEDFRNQVKQIFAKKQVDHLLWSTLHVKVAQVHADMVNASMKAWGIRAADIDVIASHGQTVFHAPKDPINRSDQPNSTLQIGDGDHIAVKTGIITVSDFRQKHVAAGGDGAPLVVYGDALLYTSEVEHRILLNIGGIANFTFLPNSSSYLEAYATDLGPGNTLMNQYMQLHLGEEMDRDGALARRGVVHEDLLNVLLSMPFLTSKFPKTTGPEMFNLVLLQEAMQRANTENLSHADVLATLSEFTVHVIVDGVQRAVRELDSAAIYISGGGLHNPYLLQGIQKGLWGYRVASFNEIGFDPDAKEAALFAILANETIAGAPEHVAHINGSPAVCMGKISFPY
- a CDS encoding DUF2461 domain-containing protein, producing MTTNIYPATFAFLSELAQHNNREWFQEHKARYDAAQQNMKDFVQAIIWRLSEVDPHIHQDINPAKCLFRIYRDVRFSKNKAPYKNWLAAGISVDGRKLDGPEYYIHIEPNKIFIAVGYWRPNKGHLDLIRQEIDYNGEEFHAALQKGGWSWTDLGTEDKLVRPPAGYEADHPHIDLLKLKSFTLHSELPQKTMESEGALDAVLKMYTACLPFKNYIHQAIDQ
- a CDS encoding phosphatidate cytidylyltransferase, with the protein product MLKRAITGAVFITVLIGSALSGATVFTIFFSAVGVWCLYEFFGMVRQQQDVLPVTGVGIFSAILLGFLLGLHHLEALPLRYTAIIIPCISLIFIVPLYRGNAKPFHDISYTLTGLLYTAFPFFCFVALGFIRGSYHAHIPLGFLFMLWSNDTGAYLVGRSIGRTKLFERISPNKTWEGFLGGLAFAIGVAALLSQFYPVLPLWQWMIMGLIIGSFGTLGDLVESMLKRTLGVKDSGNILPGHGGLLDRFDGLLIAAPLVWIFLLLV